ACTCAAGGTCTGCGTCTCGCTCGATCGTTTCAGCATGAGTTGAGGCGAAGACACCTGTTTGGCCCGATGGTGCTGTTGAAATAAGGGCGTTGCATTCAGGTTCTCAGGTGATCGGTAATTGCTTGTTTGTTTTCAGAGGGCAGAATTAGGACTCTTTATTGTCATCGATTACAGGTTGCATTAGGGACGTGATAAGCATCATCGTTTTCTTCAGGCGTGTTGATCCAAACCGAAGCTGCTCGTGATCAGCTCGCCGGTACTTCCCAGCAGGAACCGCCGCTGTGACCCACTCACCTGCATCCAGGCTCCGGTGTGGCGATCCTCAAAGGTCACAGCTTGCTGGCTGGGGTTGAGTCCCCCTTTATCGAACCAGGTGCGCTCGCGGCGGCTCCAGCTCAGGAATCCCTTGGCCCTGAATCGCTTGAGTTCAACGGCTGCCCAGTCTTCAGCGCGGTCCCGGGCCCAGGCGTTGTCCTCAGCCGTATCACGAGGGGTGCAGAACGCCCTCGGCACCTCTCGCACGCCATAAACCGCGGGGATGTAGCGGATGGTGAGGAACGGATCGATCGGCGCATCAGCCCAGGCCTCCCAGGCCAGGCGTTCCTGCTCCAGTTGCCGTTGGGCCTCCTCCTGATCCAGCCTGAGGCAACGGCGTAGATCGCTCGGATCAGGCTGCAATTCTTCGACTAGCGCCTGTAGCCAGTGGTCGCTGAGGCGATCACCGAGCTCAAAGCTGCGGATCAGGCTGCCCACTTTGGATGGGTTGGAGGCCCCTATTGCCATGGCGAGCTGGCCAGGTCTTAGACCGCGCTGTTGTCGCAGCAACTCGAGATGACGCGACAGATGAGTACTTCGCCGAACTTTGGTCGACATGGTGCATGGGGATGGTGTTCCTGCTCATCAACCCCTCGGGGTTCCAGGATTGACCACCTTGCCGAGCAGGAACGGACGGCAGGTTGGTGTTCGGCAATCCCCTGGAGGATTGGCGCCGAAGCTCGGGATGAACGGAGCAAGCTCCACAACCAAACACTAGGCCTTTCAGTCGTCAGCACCAATGCCTTCGTGCGAATAACGAGGGGGGAATGCTTCGTGGAGAGATCGCCAATGCTTTGACCAGTGCCAGGCCTGGCTTGATTGCCACGTATCGCGAAGCGTTGTCTTCACGTCACTACGCCCGACGAACGATCGGAACGTATGAGCGCTGGCTCCGACGCTTCTTGAGGTTCCATAAGCGGCGCCATCCACGTGAGATGGGTGGGCCTGAGATCAATGCTTTCCTGACCCACCTTGCCGTTGAAGAGCATGTGAGCGCATCCACTCAAAATCAGGCCCTGGCCGCGTTGCTGTTTCTTTACAGGCGGGTGCTCAACGTTGATCCTGGCGACCTCGAGGGTGTTGTTCGAGCGCGACGGCCCACGCGTCTGCCAGTGGTGCTGAGTGTTGTGGAAGTCCGCGCGGTGCTTCAACAATTAGAAGGAGCCTCTGCCTTGGTGAGCGGTCTGTTGTATGGAAGTGGGCTCCGGCTGATGGAAGCCCTTCGGCTCCGTGTTCAAGACATTGATTGTGCGGCTTGTCAGGTGATGATTCATGGCGGCAAAGGCAACAAGGATCGGGTGACGGTGCTTCCTCAGAACCTGATGGAGCCTCTGCAGATCCATCTGCAGGAGGTCAGGAGGCTCCATCGCCAAGACCTCGCAGCTGGGTGGGGGCAAGTCCCACTCCCGAATGCACTGGCCCGAAAATACTCGTCAGCCTCGCGTGAATGGGTGTGGCAATGGGTGTTCCCGCAAGTAACGCGTTGGCGGAATCGGGAGACAGGGGAACAGGGGCGCCATCATCTTGATCCTTCTGTCATCCAGCGCGCCGTTCGCTCTGCAGTCCAAGCTGCCGGGATCAGTAAACATGCCAGCTGCCATACCTTTCGTCATTGCTTTGCTACCCACCTACTTGAACGTGGATCAGACATTCGAACCATTCAGGAGCTTCTGGGACACAGTGATGTGAAGACAACAATGATCTACACGCATGTGCTTAATCGAGGCCCTGCAGGCGTAACGAGCCCGGCAGATTTGCTTTGAGACAGGTTCTGCGGGTCCGTAGAACACCCGGAACGCCATCAAAAAGCCTCTCGCCGGTGAGTAGACGAAAGGCCTATCCGCTGCTATCTGGGCCGATATACGCGATCTAGGTTGCTACGCAGACTTTCTAATTAGCGTTAGGCGTACAAGATAAAACTGACTTCACTTAAACTTCTTCTCTTTGATCAATGCCTCGTATTCAGCCCATGAGTGCTGGTCTTGCCTGCCGAAATGCTCACTTAGAGCGCTGTCAATGCCCTCGAGCGTTGTGTCATATGTATCCAACTCGAATTCACCATCATCATCCTTCATGCACCATGCGATTCGGCCAGACTTCTCAGCACTCATTTGAATCCAGGTAAAAGCATCATCGCCCTCAACCAGTCCTTCATCTTCGTCAACCTTCATCTCCAGTATTCGCTCTCCTGGTCCCAAGGCCTGGAGAGTTGTGAGCAAAGCTTCTAGTGGGGAGAAGTCAGAATCTTCCCAGAATTCAATGGACATAGGTGACTTTCCGATACTTCCTGTTTGTAGCAGATGTAGAGCGGTTCTGGATTTACCGCCTAACGACGCAATACACCCGGCCCGCACACCAGGAGTATGCAGCTAGTGAATAGCCTTGGCTGCAGCTCCTGCGGCCAGGTGATCGCTGGCGTTAGGAGGTCTAGATTACTCCTCTATGTAAGCTTCAATATCTTCAATGTTAACCAAATCGACTTCTACTTGATTTACTAGATCATAGACGCAAATTTCGACTGTTACAGCTTTTCCTTCCTCTAGTGAAAGCTCAATAAATTTTTGTACTTTACTGTCTTCAGTGGCATCAGAAAAGTCGATAAAAACCTTTGTATAGAGCCTAAAGACCTTATCTGACTCTTTTTTCCATTCACTATTGCCGCCAGGGCGAAACAGCATATATGCAAACTGATACCTTTCGCTGTCTCCTGACAAATTTATGTCTTGCTCTAAGAAAAAAATATCATCGTCGCCTTCAATTCTCAAGCTTTTCACGAAGGTCCTATATTTAGAGCTATCTGCAAGGTTAATAATTGCTTCAACCACGCAACAGCCTTGCCCTGTCGAATAGTCCAATAAGTATTGGCGTGCGATGTCTTCGTCTTCTATTTTATCAATATCCATACCTCTTAATTCTAGGACATCCTTGGCTCTGTGACCCAGGTAACATGAACTTACTTTTGAGATAATGGAAAGTGAATCCGTATCAATTTGGCATGCTGGATTTGGCTCATAGTCATCAGTTTGCATCATGCGTGCTAATTCCAATTTTTCCATTATCCTGAGTTTTCTGTCTAAGCCCCTTTTCCTAAATTCAACAGCATTCTTTACGTCATCATCTTCATCGCGAGATAGAACCTGTAGGACCTCTACAGGTGTGTTCGGGTTGTTTGCTACTGCTCGCCTGACTTTGGAATAATTTGATCCACTAAGAATGGCTAGTGAGTCCGCGCCAATGTTTTCATCACGTATCTTGTTAATCACCTCATCGGTGTCTAGCAATAAACCTCTATCCTCTAACTGTCTTTGGGTGAGTACTTTATCAATAAAGTAGTCTTCATCTGTAAGTCGAAGATCTTCCAGTATGTAGTCGGGCGTTGCTTCGCTTAATGCAACTGCTTCCCTGATATCCCACTCCCATGATTTTGATAAGATATTCAATATCTTTTCGTCTACATTTTCTGTAATAAGGCGCTTCCTGCATGTTGCTGTGTCTATGCCTTTCCACTCATCTGGCAGTCTTTTCATCTGCAAAGCCGTACAAATTTCATCATTTCCAAACCTATTAAGACGCATTCTGTTTAGAAGTATCTGAGTTTCTGCATTTGGGTCAAGTCTTGGATGTTTAGCTATCTCCAGAAGTAGATCATCGCTAATATCTGGGTCTTCGGCAAGGAATGCAAGAACCTCAGCGCTAACATCATCTGACTGTATGAGTAATTGAAGTTCGGTCTCGCTTTGATCAATTTCTAGTCTAGTGAGTCGCTTTTCATTCACGGGATTCAACGCAAGTAAATTAACTATACTTCCTAACTATGCAATACACCTGACCCGCGCCATCGAACGCTATTCGCCCAGTGAATACCCTCGGCAAGGTCTCCTGCGGGCAGGTGATCGCAGGCGTTAGGCAGACCTGCTCAAAAGCGTCAGGGGATATTCGCCTGATGATGCTCTAGAGGTTGCTAAACAATCTGCGGAGAAGACTTAGTGAATTTTTCTCGCTACTCGACCCATTCGCCAATATCTATATCATTGTCGAACGAAATATCAAATTCGGGCCCGGGGTACCCTAAGAGCCATTCCTCGTAAAACTCATCCCAGTCGATTCCAAGTGACTCGATGTGCGACTGGAAAGCGGGCATCACATAATTATCTAAGACATAATCATTTACGGTTTCAGTGATGTCGTCATCTGTTGTTTCAGCGTCCGTCCTAATGATTACACGAAGAAAATTAGTGAGCCCCTCCTCGCCTGATTGCTCGTCTTCTCTGTATGAAAAATCAATGACGACACTAAAGTTCTCGGGATCATCAAAATACGAGGTCAGCCTCATATCTGACATTGCTTGCGATTCTGCTTTCTCCGATATGCTCTTCCAATCAATGCTCTTTAGGAAATCGCGCGTGAAGGCCATGTCCTGATTGTGAACTATTAGCTACCTTGGCTCTATTGATCTGTGGTGTCAATGTCCTGCCTAACGACGCAATACACCTGACACGCGCCCCAAGGAATATGCAGCCAGTGAATAGTTTGGCAGAAGCTGCTGCGGGCAGGTGATCGCTGGCGTTAGAGGGACATTGCAAAACCGTTTTATAGAGCAATTATTCGATTAACTCAGAGTCCATCTCGAGATCTGAGCATATCTCATCAAAATAGCTACATTCAGCAAAGTCATCTGCCCCCCATTTGAGCTCTCTAAGAGAAACCGCCGCAGGGGAATCGAGGCTTCCTTCGATTCCTAAGAGCATGTCTGCACATGAGAAACGCAAATGGAAATTAAAATCATTCAGCAGCCAGTTCCTGTCGACTTCTTCAAGGTCGATATAGCTTGCTACTGCTTTTTCTCCATACTCACTGGTAATCTGAGACAAGCTGTGATTTTCCAAGTTGCCGTCTTCAATCAATAAAAGAATCTGTTCGAGGTGTTTTTCGAGTATCTGGTTCGCGATATTATTGATGTTTTTCGGATCTGACTCCTCAGGTGTCTGG
The window above is part of the Synechococcus sp. WH 8020 genome. Proteins encoded here:
- a CDS encoding integron integrase, coding for MLRGEIANALTSARPGLIATYREALSSRHYARRTIGTYERWLRRFLRFHKRRHPREMGGPEINAFLTHLAVEEHVSASTQNQALAALLFLYRRVLNVDPGDLEGVVRARRPTRLPVVLSVVEVRAVLQQLEGASALVSGLLYGSGLRLMEALRLRVQDIDCAACQVMIHGGKGNKDRVTVLPQNLMEPLQIHLQEVRRLHRQDLAAGWGQVPLPNALARKYSSASREWVWQWVFPQVTRWRNRETGEQGRHHLDPSVIQRAVRSAVQAAGISKHASCHTFRHCFATHLLERGSDIRTIQELLGHSDVKTTMIYTHVLNRGPAGVTSPADLL